Proteins found in one Salmo salar chromosome ssa26, Ssal_v3.1, whole genome shotgun sequence genomic segment:
- the arp19 gene encoding cAMP-regulated phosphoprotein 19, with amino-acid sequence MSEEIEGTKTTEVNDQNEMDDKVISPEKVEEAKLKARYPNLGHTWRVCNRREEGPDWGDRDFEMVYYSLCSTLLSIRALCGCPMSIWPKTVPLHRA; translated from the exons ATGTCGGAGGAAATTGAGGGGACAAAGACGACGGAGGTGAATGACCAGAAT GAGATGGACGACAAGGTGATCAGTCCAGAGAAGGTTGAGGAGGCCAAGTTGAAGGCTCGCTACCCAAACCTGGG gcacacctgGAGAGTCTGTAACAGGAGGGAGGAGGGCccagactggggagacagagaTTTTGAAATGGTTtactattccctatgcagtacaCTATTATCAATCAGAGCCCTATGTGGCTGCCCTATGAGCATCTGGCCCAAAACGGTTCCACTACATAGGGCATAG